Part of the Juglans regia cultivar Chandler chromosome 14, Walnut 2.0, whole genome shotgun sequence genome, ACACTCACTCACTCCACCTCCACCTTttcagagagaaaagagagagagaagaatttTTCCCCTTTAAGGAGCGGAAAGTATAATATGTTAGTCCTAACTTTCCctccctatatttttttttacgattGCTTTGAGTGTTAAGGGCACAAGTCTGAAAAGTTTTgggcattttttatttctctcattagaataattttttttttttttacgaatcTTTGGTTTTAGgcttttttatgaaattttaaaattataataatattctaattaaaatgatattttttttcattttatcctcGTTTATCAATGGGACTGCACACGCAATCCCACACTTaaaactgcaaataaaatttctattatcAAATATATGCCACATTCGGCGAGTTCCGATTGAAGAAAGTTGCAGCCGACTTCTTCGAATCCAAATTGACATTGCCAGCATACTCTAGCTCCCGCTCCGCCAATCTTGACTTGGGCTTTGTTGAGATTTTTGATCATACCTTTGTCAATTTAACTtagaaaactattttttttttggccgtACCCAACCAAGGTCTCCTCTGGTGTTgtcgtttcttttctttttctatttttgttgggaGAGGGACGGGGGCTTTGTGATCATCAACATGTTCTCTTTGGCTGGTTACTGTAATTATGGAAGGCTGCAGAGTTATAATCAATTTGCAAATATGAAAGTAGCTACATATTCATGCATTGCTTGCTCATTCATCGACCTAGTTGCAAGTTTAAATTGGCCAACTAAGATGGTGTCAATTTTCCCAGAAGCAAACAAGGGATTTGGTGAATTCAAGAAGTTGAAGGCAAGAACAGCATATAATGTGACTGTTAGCCTAGTTCCTGGAAATTTCATTTTTGCTGTCAATCTTGGGATCCATGGCTGGAGGAGGAAGAAGTTTGAATTCATGTTACTCTGTTGAAGCACAATACCTTGGATGTTTTATGATTTAAGAAGAGAGATTTACATCATTTGTGTCATCAGATCAGACaattacatttgaacgtatCATAAGCCTTGTCTATGTGTTTAATGGTTAGAACTCTCTCAATCTTTAGTCTTTTGGGTTTATTGGAGGAAAACCATTATCCTTGATCTACTCACCCCATTTCAAGTAGAATCCACAGTAGAGAAGGAATAACTATTGCAACTCGAtttcagttttttaaaaattggagGTCCGACCCGACCTGAATGGTTTGGGTTCGCTCGGTTCAAGTTGGCGTGTTCCTAGTAACGGGTCTGGTCGGGTCGGAACCTGACTTGATGGTCAGGTTGCAAGCCTTGTTAAGGGCATAAGTCTGAAAATTCTTAGGCATTTTTTATTTCCCTCATTAGAGTAAAGGATTTTTTATGAGTCTTTGGTTTTCGGCTTTTTGTAACCTCTAAActctttgtaaaaaatattcatatgttaaaaatatggatttatgatttaaattttttcttttaagaaaatatattccaAATTATCTATCAGTTCTATTAGTATTGGGAACAATGGGCTCATCTATCAATTGTGATAAGTTTGCAATTCACATAACCAAAACTTTATGACCCTGACATGCTTGAATATTTGAAGTATTTCAGAATTTTGTGAATggtagtaaaatagttttaattaagatgttttattgggctttaaaaaatgagagataaaaagttgaattaaaatattataaagttaaaaattatttgaatataattttttaatataattcttgttttgatatttgaaaaagttatattattttttattttttgttttgaattttttaaaagttataataattaggtaataattaattgaaaaagttaaaaaataaaattgaaaagtattttgtgatTAGGTGATGTTcggaaagaaaattatgagaaatttaaagaatttatcatcttatctcatcaccCAAACGTATAAGACCTAAGTCTCTTGGATGGTTGAATAGAACAATGATCCTCTAGGTGTGGCATAGCGTAATGATTAGGTTCGGACTTGAAATATGCAAGTTTAAATTACCAAGATTTGGTGAGCCTCTAACCTGGTTTCTGCAAACACTGCCTAAATGACAAATCTATAAAGATCTCAAGTAGAGTACTAACATGAGTTTAGGAAAtgtatatttattaaaagaaactGTATACATCTACATCATGGTTCTTCTTCCCCTCTCCACCACCAAGTTATCTGTAAGCTTTATGTGTGCCATGGGTTGACTTGGTCCAAAGTATACATCCATGATCTAGTAGTTTACTCGTGGGATGAGGCAGCTGATTCAACCACTTTTAAGGATGGAAACGGTGCTAGACATGGAAGGGTCAGAAGACTGGACAAATGATGACGGAGGTGACCATAAGAAATCGAATGTTTCACTACTTGTGAATGTACCAAAAGAAGCACTGTCATATGGAATATTCGGCAAATCAGCATCGCCATTCAAAAACTGCATCACTCGCCTCATGCTAGGCCTAGCAACTGGATTTACATGTGAGCACAGGAGTCCTATTTTCAAAACCAATACCATTTCCTCCACCACATAATTACCTTCCAATCTAGGATCACTAGCACGGAGGATATCTCCTTTGCTCCAGCACTCGAAGACCCAATCAACCAAAACTAATTCTTCAGGCATCCCCATTCGCTCTATTGGCTTCCTTCCACAAGCGACCTCTAGCATGAAAGCCCCAAAAGCATACACATCAGTGTAAGTGGTTGCCCTCCCCGTTCTAGTAAGCTCCGGAGCCAAATAACCGACAGTCCCAGCCACAAGCGtagtttgtgaatttgtgtcatGGTCATATAATCTAGCAAGGCCAAAATCACCTAGCCTTCCATTCATTTCAGCATCTAATAGGACATTGCCTGCTTTTATATCTCTGTGTATAACAGTCTGTTCCCACCCTTCGTGGAGGTAAAGAAGGCCAGATGCTACTCCTCTGAGGATTCGAAATCTTTGAAGCCAGTTAAGGTGTTTTCTTCCATTGCTGTATAAGAATCTGTCAAGGCTTCCATGAGGCATATAATCATAGATCAAGAGGAGTTCTCCCCTGCGCCGGCAATAGCCCAAGAGCCGCACCAAGTTCCTATGTCTCAATCTTCCCATGCTAATGATCTCAGCCACAAATTCCTTCATCCCCTGTTGGGAATCATGGGAGACTCTTTTGACTGCAATTTGCTCATTAGAAGGAAGTGTTCCTCTATAAACCTTTCCAAAACCTCCTTCTCCAATAATCTCTTTGGCTTTGAAACCTTTGGTTGCCTTGTAGAGACTCTTATAGCTGAACCTGTGAGTACCATACTCACTTTCCCAATCTTCACGTACTTCCTCGTATTTCTTCCTCCAAAAATAGTAAGCAGCTCCAGTTATCGTTATCAGCAGAACCACTGCTACTATGAGAAGAGCCCGGATCAATACTATTTGTTTCCTGCGTGGGGGAAGTGTAGGGAGTCTCGAAATGTCGAGGCTTTGTGCTTGCCCACTTTTATTAAAGCTCCATCCAAGAATGTAGTGGTGACTTGAAACTGATCCTGTGGAAGCAGAGAAACCAACATACATAGATTCCAACACGATCTTAGACAGATTGATCGGCGTTGACAAGAGAGGGCAGTCTGGTTTTGGGGTTCTAATTGGGGCCAGTGTTACATTCAACAACTTTTCTGCTTCGTCATAGTCTATCCAAAGTTGCATTCGATTCCCACTTTGGAGCTCCAAGCTTATATTCCTCCTTTCTTCATTGGAATAGTATGCTGCAGGAGCCGATTCAAGTGATCTTAGGTCATTCACATCAATTCCCACATGGTTATCAATATCTTCAAATTCAGGACTCTTAACAGGATCGAGCTCGACGGCCAATATGTGGTTGGAAGTAAGGCCGTTATTTGAATAATTGAAGAGTCCTAGGTATTGACTTTCTAAACCATTAAAGCTCCTCGAGGGACTGATGGTGAAGGCTATGCCATGTCCACCGAGTTCTGGTTCCTGTTCTTGAGGAACCATGGCAAACACAAAGTttgtagaaaatgaaagagaagaaaTCGTGCTGAAATTTATAGGAAGTTGGTAAAAAGCATGACCAAGTTTCTGGTTTGAACTATCGGTTAGCTGCAACAGACCATTAGGGAGAATTTCTGCGATTCCGTCAAGATGCAGATTGGCTTGACTAAAGCCATTGTAGATGAATTGGCTTTTATCTTGAGCAAAGTTCAAGGGAATACTGGAAATATAGAGAATCATCAGAAGATGAAGTGATCTAAGAACTGTAGCCATTGGAAAAAGTGGGAAGATGGTGCCTTTCTGTGATAATGTGATTTCACTTGTTCAAATGTCTCAAACTCCTAAgaaattaattgagtttttattcTGTGCCATGGTATAGTCAGCACATGTGTTCCAACTTCCCACTTGTAACCAATCAATTATTTTGAGTTGAAGTGTAGTTTTGACAATTTCTCAATTTGATACTCCAAATGTCATTTCGATCATCCTAATGTTTTCCTCAATACCATGAAGGAATGATTCTCTGGTCAAAAATGGGGAGCGTATTAGTTTTGACAACCTCTGGATATGCCAGCAAAAATATCGGAGTTTATAGTCCAGTCGTCTTTAAATCAGAGTTTTCGAACGGGGGTCTAGTCTTCATTGTGAACTGGGGTCCAGTCCAGTCGCTTTTAAAGCTGGTGGCTTTTGCAGACATTGGTCACGAAAGTTAAAATCGGTAGTGATATGCTttttgtgaaattgtttgatTCAAATGTCAAATGTTTACGAGGTTTTGAGAATAAAcatagaaaaagttaaaattaaaatattataaaattaaaatattattttatttttagatttgaaaaaattgagttattttttatattttatttagaaattttaaaaaatttataataactagataatatttaaataaaaaaattgaaaagttgataacttaaaattaaaaaatatttatgttttaataatacttaaatattgagatgaaatgaattcaaACTATCTATGAAACGGGATCATAGTAAATTTGCCCTCACGAAAGTGATGTTTTTGGATGTTTATTTCAACGCAAAAAATATCCAACTTGCTTCTGCCTTCTTTCATTCTGATCAATGTGTATGACATATCATTTTGGTCATATCATTGGTCATATCATTTTGTTCATATAATTCTTCACCAAATTTACATAATAATCAATGTGTATGACCTTTGCGGCTTTGCTGAATCCCAAGAACCTCCAAGCAAGTGGTAATACCATATGTGGTTTTAGCATGCCTGATGGTCAATGTCAGAGAAAAAAAAGCACTGACTTTTTCTCATGATAGAACATTCATATGGAACTTTTTAGAACACTCTCGTTgaattagtcaaagttaaatgatagttttgatgaatgtaagataaatttaacttttgactatttcattcacataaatctctacattagaaattaaaataactattttttcattatataataataaaataatataagataaatttagttttgattattcatattaaatctccacattagattatacatttattcattatatgataatgaataattactaatttcaaaaatatttaatttttttaattattaatttttttaattttatcatattttattattctacttattatatgttaattaataatcatgttcttattatattaatatatcactaagtcaaattaatatattaattgtgataaaatatgtgatagaaagaaaatgagagagaaataattaataaaatatgtatttgatgtatgtacagtaaccttcaaatttggaaaaacttttgaaagtcactgagctaaatttcaaatatttggaatttgactaatctaatgtgagcatattttactctttaatagctaaatacacattggatttagtttttagctaatccaatgagagtgctcttaggcTCTGCTCATGATCTTTGGATGGAAACAATCAAATAAATACTGCTCATGAtctaagggcttgtttgaaaGATGAGATGTATCCTATCTCAtccatcttatcttattttcttttcaaatatcacttaagtaaaaatactttttaattacaattttttatttttttttatctaataattacctaatcattacaacttttctaagtctcaaaataaaaatcatattaaaaaattatattctaacaatattataattttataatatttttattcaattttttcctttcatttctcaaaactccataaaacatcataactcaaattatttcattattatttataaattattttactattattcacatatatctcattccccaagcatttCAAGTCTTtacaaaattgtttaaaaatccCTCACATCTCATTATCTATTTTAGAGACAAAGTTTATAATTGTTACAGTTGCCCTACATTTGGGGAGCAACAATAGCAACCCCAAATATATATACTCCTAGTAACATGCTAACTTCTCCAACACCTACACGTCACCGTGATGATTATTTCTACGgcctctctttatttttttttatatatacttttaagaaaaaaactataacGCCCCGATCCTGCTGGGGTTAGAGAGTTATTTCTTActacttaaactcacatttcaataatataataatagattccaaatttctaatattatatagaaaattagatttaaattaattttttcaatataaccaattttccaaaatgccaaaTCATCGTAACacaattaaaatttcttaataaaaatcgtcATActcatatgaattttatatgcttaatccactatacttaaatcatctcatccaatgcctcataatcttgatcctcagctgaaccatcaaaatatctgaaaaatattgtggagataagggatgagttatcaacaactcaataagcagagaacttatactagcatgtaaatatgagtatttataaagttgggtatgcaaaacaaaacatttactttcagaatgtataactaacatatttactttcagaatgtataaacaaaacttgttacaaaacatcaaagcgaaactttcataaaaacattcttattaaaaaatcctTCGACATATCATAAActgagacatcatcttcatatcatatcgaAGCATTGCATCGggacaaatatcatgtttaacccctttGGTAGGGTCATAAAcaaccattatacccgtgactgggtcgtatactatgtttcacccc contains:
- the LOC108989224 gene encoding putative L-type lectin-domain containing receptor kinase II.2; its protein translation is MATVLRSLHLLMILYISSIPLNFAQDKSQFIYNGFSQANLHLDGIAEILPNGLLQLTDSSNQKLGHAFYQLPINFSTISSLSFSTNFVFAMVPQEQEPELGGHGIAFTISPSRSFNGLESQYLGLFNYSNNGLTSNHILAVELDPVKSPEFEDIDNHVGIDVNDLRSLESAPAAYYSNEERRNISLELQSGNRMQLWIDYDEAEKLLNVTLAPIRTPKPDCPLLSTPINLSKIVLESMYVGFSASTGSVSSHHYILGWSFNKSGQAQSLDISRLPTLPPRRKQIVLIRALLIVAVVLLITITGAAYYFWRKKYEEVREDWESEYGTHRFSYKSLYKATKGFKAKEIIGEGGFGKVYRGTLPSNEQIAVKRVSHDSQQGMKEFVAEIISMGRLRHRNLVRLLGYCRRRGELLLIYDYMPHGSLDRFLYSNGRKHLNWLQRFRILRGVASGLLYLHEGWEQTVIHRDIKAGNVLLDAEMNGRLGDFGLARLYDHDTNSQTTLVAGTVGYLAPELTRTGRATTYTDVYAFGAFMLEVACGRKPIERMGMPEELVLVDWVFECWSKGDILRASDPRLEGNYVVEEMVLVLKIGLLCSHVNPVARPSMRRVMQFLNGDADLPNIPYDSASFGTFTSSETFDFLWSPPSSFVQSSDPSMSSTVSILKSG